The proteins below are encoded in one region of Sebastes fasciatus isolate fSebFas1 chromosome 16, fSebFas1.pri, whole genome shotgun sequence:
- the LOC141752416 gene encoding F-BAR and double SH3 domains protein 2-like — protein MQPPPRKVRVTQELKHTHAEQLSRLNIKHQTECDLLEDLRTFSQKRAAVERDYAQALQKLANQYLKREWPDSLTEEQADHRNMYCVWRAYLEGTVQVTQSRISACDNYKVQVADPAKTGRLQKEQQLRKCIEQLTVVQAELQESVKELTKSRKKYQEAETMAQAVRDKAELDAKSKLSLFQSRSSLQRASVKLKNKKSECNSKATHARNDYLLMLAAANAHQQRYYDTDLVDCIKVLDGRIYEQVKDYLVSLCQTELESYQAVHNTFNQLLNSSNGVLQEFHQQLFVQKNLMFQQAPDFLYQPIDSDTVLQLQKESGTSEEHSLDKEARKWASRVAREYKSIIHTQRALEGYGTQESSEQNNSELETKMEVARQSLRRAETVKVKAEARLDLLRQAGVAVETWLKSAMNQVMEELENDRWNNLSTNDPSLSGTTDLEREDEEEMEDSGEVLDDSSSSPSSTLKNYPLTCKVLYSYKASQPDELTIEDQEILEVIDDGDMEDWVKARNRSGQVGYVPEKYLQLPSSNSLLSMLQALAALDARSHSSSNSTEPEIELPTGSVNGDSSVSFAKALYDYAGQTEDELSFPEGAIIRILSRETHEDDGFWEGEFNGVVGVFPAVLVEDLAGASENGDGQRDGSAQASPSPLAQCDRSPRSPFQPGPLHSSPLQTPTVSSPLSSPCSATASPIGRPPSYHNGHHRPPPAPHKSPFQSPVQGSPQPPKYPESSSGTIRPVRAAPPPPKQHPRGQVKRREEVEITLV, from the exons GCCCTCCAGAAGTTGGCGAATCAGTATCTAAAGAGGGAATGGCCGGACAGTCTGACAGAAGAACAAGCAGACCACAG GAACATGTATTGTGTATGGAGGGCCTATCTGGAGGGCACAGTCCAGGTCACCCAGTCTAGAATCAGCGCCTGTGATAACTACAAAGTCCAGGTCGCCGATCCAGCCAAGACGGGCCGGctgcagaaggagcagcagctgaggAAG TGTATTGAGCAGCTGACGGTGGTTCAAGCTGAGCTGCAGGAGTCGGTGAAGGAGCTCACCAAGAGCAGGAAGAAGTACCAGGAGGCTGAGACGATGGCGCAGGCTGTCCGAGATAAGGCAGAGCTGGACGCCAA GTCCAAGCTGAGTCTCTTCCAGTCCAGATCCAGTCTTCAGAGGGCGAGCGTAAAG CTGAAAAACAAGAAGAGCGAGTGCAACTCCAAAGCCACGCATGCAAGAAACGACTACCTTCTCATGCTAGCAGCCGCGAACGCTCACCAGCAGCGCTACTATGACACAGACCTCGTGGACTGCATCAAG GTTTTAGATGGCAGAATCTACGAGCAGGTGAAAGATTACCTCGTCTCGCTGTGTCAGACTGAGCTGGAAAGTTACCAGGCGGTCCACAACACCTTCAACCAGCTCTTAAACAGCTCAAATGGG gTTCTGCAGGAGTTTCACCAGCAGCTGTTTGTGCAGAAGAACCTCATGTTTCAGCAAGCCCCGGACTTCCTGTACCAGCCCATCGACTCAGATACG GTGTTGCAGCTGCAGAAGGAGAGTGGAACGTCGGAGGAGCACAGTCTGGATAAAGAGGCGAGGAAATGGGCGAGCCGCGTGGCCCGAGAATACAAGAGCATCATCCACACTCAACGG GCTCTGGAGGGATATGGGACGCAGGAGTCATCAGAGCAGAACAACAGTGAGCTGGAGACCAAGATGGAGGTCGCCAGGCAGAGTCTACGGAGGGCAGAG ACGGTGAAGGTGAAAGCAGAGGCCCGTCTGGACTTGCTGAGGCAGGCGGGTGTTGCTGTTGAAACGTGGCTGAAGAGCGCCATGAACCaggtgatggaggagctggagaacGATCGCTGGAACAACCTCAGTACCAATGATCCTTCGCTCTCC GGAACAACAGATCTGGAgcgagaggatgaagaggagatggaggacagCGGTGAAGTGTTAGACGACAGCAGCTCCAGCCCCTCCAGCACCTTGAAAAACTATCCCCTCACCTGCAAAGTACTCTACTCCTACAAG GCGTCTCAGCCAGATGAACTGACCATTGAGGATCAGGAAATCTTGGAGGTCATTGACgatggagacatggaggactgggTCAAG GCCAGAAACCGCAGCGGGCAAGTCGGCTATGTCCCAGAGAAATACCTGCAGCTTCCTTCCTCCAACAGCCTGCTGAGTATGCTGCAAGCTCTGGCCGCGCTGGACGCTCGATCCCATTCCTCCAGCAACTCCACCGAACCTGAAATCGAACTACCGACCGGCTCCGTCAACGGAGACTCCAGTG TGTCATTTGCGAAGGCCCTGTACGACTACGCGGGACAAACTGAGGACGAGCTGTCATTCCCAGAAGGCGCCATCATCCGCATCCTGAGCAGAGAGACCCACGAGGACGACGGTTTCTGGGAGGGGGAGTTTAACGGCGTCGTCGGCGTCTTCCCCGCAGTTCTGGTGGAGGATCTCGCCGGCGCCAGTGAGAACGGAGACGGACAAAGAGATGGCAGTGCACAG GCGTCCCCCTCCCCGTTGGCCCAGTGCGACCGATCCCCTCGTAGCCCCTTCCAGCCGGGGCCTCTCCACAGCAGCCCCCTCCAGACGCCCACCGTGTCCTCTCCGCTGTCGAGTCCCTGCAGCGCCACAGCTTCTCCCATTGGCCGACCACCCTCCTATCACAACGGACATCACAGGCCGCCACCAGCGCCACACAAAAGCCCCTTTCAGA GTCCAGTCCAAGGATCTCCTCAACCTCCCAAATACCCAGAGAGCAGCTCCGGCACCATTCGACCT GTCCGTGCTGCTCCTCCGCCCCCTAAGCAGCATCCTCGCGGGCAGGTGAAgcggagggaggaggtggagatcaCGCTGGTGTGA